accaacaaaaaagaaaatatttcaacaaactAAATGCCAGATGGGTATGACAACAATGGTAGCAGATgcagtggtggtagtggtgggtaAGTGTGAGTGAGAAGAAGTAGGAAAAACAGACAGATCGAGGTAGAAACATAGAGGCATATGCATACAGATCATACAGGCATATGCATACAGATCACAATATgaaagtgttgaaaaaaaaaaaaaactgactaaCTCAAGCCTAAAGACATTTGAGGAAAACTGAAGAGAGACTAGACAGGGAGTGTAGCAGTACTTTTTGTATTGCCTGACTGATAATTAAATGGATTGGTGACAGACATGTTTACCGAAGGTAAATGATGCATCATGTTTCAAGAACAGCTAATGAGCATCTCTAGCATTATAtgaagcaaacagaaaaaaacacaataaaattgaTTTTCCTCCCCACAGATAGATCTTCTACAGGTAAATGCTATCGTGCTCCTTACAATACACCAACTGGTACTCCTGCAGTGAAAATCCATGCATCCCAATTATTGCTATGGTAAAAAGGTTCCTGCCAAAAGTGCCATCATAATGAAGTTAAACAACAGCCCTACTTtcaaaagatggaaaaatatCTATTTGCTGCAGACCTGAAACAGCTATACCAAGCTGAAATACATACTGACAGAGAAGCTTATGTCACATATCTTAGTACAATTACACCAATGCATACATCCTGGGTCTGGAACAACATTGCAAATTTGCATATATCATGAGACCAAGTACAAATTCTTGTATCTTCAAATTATGGAGTCAAAACACAATATTGAATGCTATATATATGATCAAAATGTTACGTTCAAAAGAAGTATTCTAAATTGTCAAAACTTTCCTGAGTAAAACATGAATTATAGGTAGTTTTCACCTATATAACATATATCTGTGACTGTGCTATTGGCTACAAAGGTTCAACAAAGCTGTATAGTGCATGTATGCTGACAGCATtcatattattttcaacatgagAAGCTATACTAACAGGGCTCACAATCAACTCTGCTTTTGAGcagcatgttttctttttgtacagcagtactttgagcctgcctttcaTGGTGGGGTAAAGGGCTATACAAAtcaattttgtaattattaataAGTACATTTGTATTACCATAGTAttaaatcaaatattaaagatgcatatatatataaaagaacatCAGATAATGAAAATACGCCCTCGACGTCATTTCATTACACTAAATAAACTCTTTATGCATCAGTTGGCAAAATATAATCTAATGAAGAATGATTTCAACCATCCTCTTAGCTCTGTACATCCATATCTGCTGAAACTACAAGGTCCTACGaacatcctctctctctcagcgaGACTGCATTTTTCTGGTGGTGGGGAAACCTACGAATTAATCTGATTAATATGCCGCATTTAAAAACTCCATCGCCTTCATAAGTATGACTCACTAAAGCACTGCGTAATAATGCTAGTAGTACCTGATGACACAATCATGTTGACAATATCTTTACTGTCTCTTCACTctgtgaatgaaaatgaaaaggacTCCAAACAATTCgagaaaataaagttataaagaCAAACTTTGACTCAAGTGACTAAAGTGGTCAAGTTTGTGGAGAGCGATCCtgataacaaaatgtaaaaccaGTGGTCTTATATGGAAAGACAATATGTCTGATCACACTGGAAACACCCACCTTGGCTCTCTGCATAACAGCTATGACCTGGAGGCGTTCCGCTTCAGACAAACCCGATAAATCCGGTAGTGCAAAGGTCATGTCGCtgtcactgtcggcagccatcTTTACCGCTTATGACAAGGTTCACTGAAACGCTTCGAATGGGAAACCACTTTGTCCAACTAGAATCGATCCTTCTTTACTGGCTTCTTTCCCCTAGAGAGCAGTTGATGTCATGCCAACGCGGTCGAAAATGTGCGAGCATATATCTACTACGTTCGCATCCACTCCCCTCTCGTTAATGACAATTTTTAGCCATTCTATAATTTTACAGTTCACTTGAGTAAAATACAACTTTGATAGTGAGAAAAGGGCATTGTGAGAAAGAGGACGGAGCAGCAGAAACCAGAAAGAATTTGCTTTGGGTCCACTGGGTGTACGGTAATTTAACATAAAGACAAAATCGTGCATAAGTTGTGAACCGAGTCCTCAGTTTGGCGGAATATTATGGGGAGAGGAATtatctctctatagctataaaATGCCTTTCatacttatagaattcattctatagctatacgtACAAtgcattatatatttatacaagaatgcattctataggtagagagaaaaaaactcgGTCAAAACCAAAGTGtctcatttatattatactcagaCGTCACTATCcaaatcattttatatataaataattctaTTTTGTAGATAACTACACAGTTGAAACGTAAACGTCTCCGGAACGAGGCTGACTCATTTGCATATGGAGGAAGAATGTCAAAGATCTACCAATCAGTGCCCTCGAAACATAGCCTTACATTCATTAGCTTGCCGGAGATCGAGTCGTCTGCTATAACGTCTTGGAGcaatcgcaaaaaaaaaaaaaagccagccAACTCTGTAACTGAGACAGTTCATCGGGCCTTGTTTGAGACCGATTTTGGCAGcctcagataaaaataaacaaacgtaCTTCATCACGAAGCGCTTGTTCAGCCATAATAGCAATCACAACAGGAAAGCCGATGTGTGCCCAGTTGTCAGGGAAACCAACTGTTTGTAATTTACGAAAGTTTCTGTCGGTTTAGTTTAATGAATGCTTTTAAATGCATTTGATTGTTCGGATCAGAATATCTTCATAGCATTATAACGGCTGACTCTCGGTAACTATTCTGTCTACCAACGCTACCAACACGTACAGCTGTACAGCTCTTAattgtctgtgcgtttgttttatccagacttgaatACCGCAACTCCTTAATTGCTTGCTTAATTGCTCCCCTGCATGCCTTCTTCACAAAATCCAGAATTAAGGTACGGAACTCTGGTGATAAGAGCTAGGAAAAGGGACCtcgccacccctctcctttgttttctacactggtttcccatccgttctcgcattCAGTATACAGACTGTCCGTGCTGTTTCAATTTGTTTGCTGgtacctgccctgattatttctctgaactgctcttctcTTACGttccagctagacaactctgctcctcgtctgatgatcgtctccttacacttcctgtcaccaaaacaacaacatatgcatgccacaggagttttagttattgtgcaatAAAAACATGGAACTCTCTCGATCACTTTCCATGTCCGCCACCTATCCACTTTTGAATCCtctaaacgtgcactgaaaacgcacctcttccgtaaacattactgctaacaacctttcccataatgctagtcctttttcacgcctttccttttgcaatatcatgttactctcagttcttgttatttaaattggtccctctttgtgttttctgtgttagCTTTGactcttcgtttagtacggctgtttattcttttatagctcatatgttatttgtttgttttcctgtccccgtttgctgtgcatgttttgttcttgttcttaagccctaagagcatatatatatactccttacggagtgtgagtatgcgctttacaaattttgcatttattattattactatctaGCCCGTAAATACACAGAACGCCAGACCATATGTTTCGAGGTCACTGACTGGATGATCATTCTTTAAGtatagaatgaaatgtatagctACATAATGCATTCTAAGCTGATAGAgttgaattgtataaatataaaatgcattatatgcatatataatgcattgtatagctatagaaggAATTCTATAAGTGAAATACATTGTACAGCTCtagagagaaaattagagaaaattcccctcttggcgccccataaatatatgtgtgcatgcattcttAATATACCGGTACACTTATCAATATCGTCTGTGTCGCTGCCACAGCTGCTTCTGTTAACTGTTACGATACGGAGATATATAGATACTTCCAAGCACACCTTGGATTTGATACATGAAGAAAACCTTTACAGAATGCAAAATAATGTTAAGAAAGCTAATAGACATTAGCCATGATAACAAAGGAGTGTTTTCTACAGCAAGCGTcacaattaacatatttttgcGATTGTCAAATCTTGtgattctgtaaataaattaccACGACAGCACAAAACATATGATCTCGTCATCATCTCTAGCGGTGGTATTCAGTATACAAATCAGTCTTTCCTCACTTTCTTGCtgaccactatatatatatatggtccTGAATTGCCGAACCTGCGTACCTCCTCCCAAGACAAGACTATACAACAGTCCGTTGTTGTATTACAACTCACCAGTGACACGTTGGACTTAAACTGGGGGTAGCGATAATAGCAATGGTGCCGCCTCATCTTtcctcttctgcttcttcttttttctttttttcttttttcttttttttttctttttttctttttctttttttttatccagtaAGGTCCATCTTCTCTCCTGTCGACGGTGTTACCCGTCACATAAATCAGAAGTCATGCAAGCTGCGAACACGTAAAAATTCCATTGTCTTAGTAAATTAGACACGTTCATTTATGTGagttacaaatataaaagtgCTTCTTACTTCTAGACTTATACTCGTAACATTAGCGCTGGTTCCAGAACCTAACACAACTTCTTTGTGCGCCCAAGGCTGCCAAATACACTCAAGGTACAGTAGTTCTAATTTGCTGAATCTAGATGTCAGTCTCATGCAGCGCGGTCGCGTATGAACTGAGTCTGTAAGTTGTTGGGCAGTTCAGCCATTGCAGGCCACTAAGTGCTCGAAAACTGCAGCAAGGGTCACGACCTATATACGTATATCTGTCTCAGTCTTCGGTGGATTCAAGGAAGATGTCATTCAAAAAGACGTCTTTGAGGTTGCTTTCTCATTTCTAATCCTGAACATTCTATGTTTCTTCTATAAACTCCTCCATCCTTCAATGTGAATCACGtttagtaaaaataataaacgactAATCCGCAGATTAGTAAATCTTAGATTAGTAAATCGCTAGAAAATCAGATaacgatttttaaaataagttaatatttttcacactGGTTTAAGTGAGAGATCGTTTTAAAGAGAGATTTACCTCAGTTCGCACTCAAGAAGTGAAGTATGCTAACAGTTTCCAAACCCGTATTAGATCCTGGTCTGGAAAAGCAGGTAACATAGAAAACAGTCTTTTTGAACTATCATGTTTGTAAGTATCAAACTGCAAAACACTGGTAACAGCTAGCGAGTCATTCCCTGACAAAAGCAGTATGGCGGCGCGCGTGCATTGTAACACTCAGTTTCTTACGTCACAATGTCGTCAAGAGTGATGTCAGTGGCAAGGGAAGAAACGACGAGAGTCAAGCAAAAAGCTTTAGATGAAGCGTTCAGAACAAAATCAAGTGATGTTCACGCGCCTCATTTATTAAAGTACGATATAATTTTACTAATGTTGCACACGTAACAATCAAAATGGCAGTCAGCTAGCTATAAGAACGGGAAGTGGTTACCGGCTAGAAACGCTTGATGAAATAATGCAATAAGACTAATTAAAGGCATCTCTGCCTCACAACGAGTTAGAGCTTGGTCAAAAGATAATTGTAAATAGGTTTGAACAGGAAAATCAATAAATTAGAATCTCAATCACCTCATGAACACAGAAAGCAAGACCAAGAGATCTGGTAGTGGAAGTCCTTTAATTGAGTAGTCTATAGCAGCCTTCTGCAAGTGCTGTAATGTATCGTGCAGTtactaaacaataaatataaattacacaattcaaattatgtttatgtgtaataAAGGTTGTCACTAAGAATTTCTTTTGTGGAAATCATCCTTATAACTCTCCCCCCTCCCATGTTTATGTTCACTCATTTAAAGTCTTATATTTAAAACTCCACGCTTTAATCAAGTATTTTACGAAACAAGGCAATCAGTGTCGTATGGCTGGGATAGGTTATTTTAGCTTTTTGTACGACTCAAATAGGTAAATATTGTGACGTCATTTAAGAGTATATTgaacaaatatattaataagCGAATCCAGCATAAAACATTGTGCTCTTGTCAGCAGTGGAATATATTCCAATGGGCGGGAAATTGTTAAGGTCAGGCTCCGGATTTGCTGTCATGATGACAAGATATTACACTTGCTGTGATCTGCTGTCAATACTACTGTCACTGTAGAGCCGCCATTAGGAATTAGTCCGTTTTAGCAGGACGTAGATTAACCACCGCTCACTGATGAGTCCTGATGGCAGATTTATGTAACGTCAGCACATGATGTTTTGATAATCCAAcgaaattctttgttttctcctttattCTGGTGGATCACAGTACTGTCACTGAGAGTCTGGGACTAGCTTTAGAGTGGAGTGACGCtattctgcaaaagaaaaattaaattctgttgacaatttttgtttgccttgttttgacaattttatgTCTGATAACGAAACCGTTGATGTGACCATCAAGTTGCGTCaacattaaaacaatgttttaaaatatagccAAATAAATTGCATTTAGTATTATTGTAAAATTAGTACAGAAGTGAACAGCGAAAACAAATTTGCATCTATGTGACAATGTCAGATAGGATTAACAGGGGAATGTTTCTGCTTACCTGCTGGGCCATGACTTCATGGTAAACAGGAGAAACCTCTTGACTACTTGCGTCAGCTTGAACTCAGACTGCTGCCCAAGCCACTGTTGGTCTCCCTACCACTGTCAGTCTCAACTGGCACCTCCTGAGGTGTCTCACATTGCCAGACCACGTGATCCTTGTTTTGAAGACGTTGACATTCCAGCCTCAGGGTTGACATGTCCTCGCTCTCGAAGACAGGATCGTCCAGCCCGTCTGCTGTGCTTTCGTTGTCACTGGTGATGTAACCTTCGCTGTTCCGCTTCCTGTCGATAATGTAGATCGCGTCTGCTGAGTCCAGGGTTGTAGATGAGTATGTTGACCGCAAGGTGAGGTCGTTGCTGATGGTGAGGTCAAGCGAAGTCCGGTCATCGTCGGAGCTGGAGTCCATGGTGTACAGCGAAGGGTGCGAACCTAATGCACTGATGAGGGTCAAGGCGGCGGCTTTCTCCATGGCTGGCACCAGGCTGCTCCTGCGTCTGCCGTTACGACCTGTTCCGGCGAACAACAGACATATTCGCATACAAGGCTAATGATGAAGAACTCATTAAAGCCATGGCTTTATTCTAAGAACTTCCGTCGTTTGTGCAGTCCGCTGTGGAGCTCTCGATTTGGCATGGTGGTGTGGTTTAGGTACATGGTCAGGGTGTGggtggaaagaaaatgagatggCGATGTTGGTAGCGATATTAatgcattaagaaaaaaaagaccagcagcttttaattaacattaacGTCTAGGTGTAACACAAGAGTCAAATCTTTAAAACGAGCCAGCCAGTCTCCATCGCTGCTCATCACGAGGCTCGCATTACATACCTGTTAGCCCGCATGCGTTGATCTCGTTTTCTGTAGCCCCGTACTTCCGGCACAGACCTTGCAGCTGCTTCACCTCAGTCTGCAGACAACAAAAGTATGACAACAATTCACATTATGTACTCACAACAAATGTGAGCACGGCTGACACCTGCCGATATCTGGTCGTCAACCTGGTCCTCATTACCAACCATTTGAGCTTGGCGacacgaaaagaaaattataactCGCTGCAGGCACCATTCATGGTGAGTGACGAACACTACCTGTATAGCCTTATAAGAAAGGTTTCAACTACACCAGCTTCTAAGAATTTAGAAATTCTAAATCTGACACATTTCTAATGGTTTGTATTATCGTATACAAACGTCTGTCTGAGAGCTATACGTCTGTGAAGAGAACTGTTTAATTGAAGCAGACTGCTACCATTAGTGTATACGTGCGTTCCTGTGTACTGCGTGCGCACGTATGTAAGTGTTTACCTTGTATGATGTGGCTTTGAGAGTTGTCTCCTTACTCCGTTTAGCGGACAGCCGCAGTCTCTGCTTTATGATTTTTAACTGCACGTGGTCCTTCTCCTGGATGACCAGCACGAAACCTGATGAGACACGGTGTCACGTCAGTACATTTTCACCACTTGGTTGGAGAACATAAGTACTGTATATGATATGCAGTGGCGTAACCGAAGAGCATTCAAGTAAATGTGTGCaaatgtttcttaaattttgAAATTCGAGCGAACAGATATGTTCAAAAAcaaggttaaaataaaaaagagagatcgGTCATTCTATAGAGACTCGGAGAAGTCTGCGTGGCGAAACAAATTACTCACTATTTACAATCCTGACCACACGCCAGGGAAGTATATATATCAATAAGGTGGCAGCTTCTTCTCGTGGTTGATCCCAGATGCCTTGCCAGAAGTAGACGTCAAGAACCCACGAGGAAGACACGATGAAGGCATCAAACACCTGTCGACAAGCTAACCGTCGTCTAGTAACGCCAAACTACATTTACATCTCTAAAGCTctactttttgtttaaatatatcAGTCTTCAGTTTTAGCTAATACTTAATGTACCAGATCGTCTGACCATTAGTAAAagctttgtcttattttaaacaTAGCTTCTTTGATCCAAGcgataaagtttattttcacatCTCCTCAATGCCAAAGACATATTTATCAACACATAAATaccacagaaaaagaaagatttaaggaCTGTTTTTGCCAAAAATGCCTTCCAAAAACTGAATATTATTGTTAGTGTCACATACACAAAACTTTCATTGTTGACAAATAATATActgttttatgataaaaattCTGCACAGGTAAgtgaataaattgtttaaactACGAAACATTACCTCCAGCTTGTGATGAAGCATTTTCTTCCCCATCGCAATTACTTTCAGGAGagtctgaaacacacacacacaatatttatattttcacgaATGTGTTTATGCCTGAAGTGGTATGCCTCATCGAATCCGCTTATACACGTTTTGTTAAGCAGTTAagtataaatttttattatcgACAGAAAATTATTAGTACTGGATAAGGATGTGTTATGTTTGCGCATGAAAGGTCCAAGTATTCTACTTTTTGGGAAACGATAGAAATGGTATTGCCTTATTCAAAAATAACTGTTCGGTTGGTCATGTCCTCGCAGGAAACGTTATTATACAATTCTCTGTGGTATGTAACTGGTCGTACAGCCAATATCTCACCACTTATCACGGTAAAGGTGTATATCTGGAAAATGGACAGAATCTATTCTACTACCTTTACATGAAAAGGAGACTTAAACAGTCCTGGGAATTTTCGAGGTATATATTCTACGTGCTGTGGAAATGCTAGGGaagatgacatttattttgtacttgtCTGCCCATCCTTAGGTAGCCTAAGAATGAAAATTAGCGATTCGTAAATATTGTAGATACGAAGTATATTCAGacttttgttgcttttatcataaaaattaaaattatgaaaattacaTGCAGAAgattgtgtattttgtgtataaaGAGCAGTGTCCTCAGTGGAAAGACATTCATCGTATCACTCTTAACAGATTTAAAATCTTGCCTTTATGTTTTCGTGTTATTCTATACACTGCATACACGTTGAAATAGGCCAAGGCCCTacttaataaagaaattaaataaaaaaatctctctctgaggtgtgtgaatgtctgtttCATGTTATGGCCGATGCATTTCAATTCACACTACCCTTCACAACATCAATTACTTTTCAGAcatcttttatgtttataattttatgttctCAAGAAAAGCACATCTTCGATGCGATAATAAATCGATGAATAAAGGAACGAAGATGGAATTCCCAGTTTAGGAATAAAATAAAGCGTAAAGTGGGCTATGCAGCATTTGAGTAATAAAGCTCAGCTAAAGCTCATCTGACCACGTGATCACAGCCTACGTGCAACTTACCTCcagaagaaggaaggagaggatTACCATCGACCCGATGTGAAATGAGTGAGTAAGGTGGTTCAGCATTTGATCGTGTTTATCCAAACGCTTGTTGGCCGCTCTTCGGTGCCTGATGTTTGCCAATGGTTGTTTGAAGATTCCAATAGTCATGTGTTCATCGCTTGAGTTACCAGGAATTGGTGAGGAATCACCTGTCATGTTGTCTGACTTTGTAAAGATCCTGTCACGACTTATGTTCTCACTCAGAGAACTGAGCAGGATGTCCTTTCGATGCGACGCCAATTTATCGTTGATGTCCTGCAGGTCTTCCACCGACGAATTCAAGAAGGGAAGGTTTTCCTTTAGCAATGGCGTTAGAGTACCGTTAAGTTCCTTCCAATTAGTTAACGTCTCTgtgaaaagatttaaaaaaacacaattacCAGGTAACAGCACACAAGTATTTCGCGAGATTTCTGAATGAGCTCTTGTGGTGGCggaaaaagacaattttggGACACCTGGAGCTGTATTCTGAAGATTGATTGCTCTACAAATAATCTGGCTGCATAAtgtgtataatgtataatgCATGTTCCTTCCTGATACTTCCTCGATACTCGAAATAGGTTACACgcaataaaagtttttctcaGATTCATAAATAGAGAGTGAAATAAATATAGTAAACACTAGCTTATATATGAATAATATTACTAAGCAAGAATACTACTAACGTATAATATCaaattatatgtaaatattatatgtACAGGAATTATaggtatatatgtataattatataattatatatacaagAATACCAGTGATTGTAATAGttctttgttttagtttagaATACCTTTTTATCtaaattatgtaaaaatttTGTACATTAGACTATGTAATTATTAATGTTCATTTTTGGTAATTTATAACTAAtatctaaactttaaaaaagcaaaagaaatggaacaatttttatttctgcgTTCTCCACAGGGCTATGACAATGAATTTGATTTTTGTATTGTGGAATTCACGTGATGTTTTCTTCCAAAGTTGGTTTTAATTacatcagcttggtattttggGGAG
This is a stretch of genomic DNA from Pomacea canaliculata isolate SZHN2017 linkage group LG3, ASM307304v1, whole genome shotgun sequence. It encodes these proteins:
- the LOC112559546 gene encoding uncharacterized protein LOC112559546, with protein sequence MTGDSSPIPGNSSDEHMTIGIFKQPLANIRHRRAANKRLDKHDQMLNHLTHSFHIGSMVILSFLLLETLLKVIAMGKKMLHHKLEVFDAFIVSSSWVLDVYFWQGIWDQPREEAATLLIYILPWRVVRIVNSFVLVIQEKDHVQLKIIKQRLRLSAKRSKETTLKATSYKTEVKQLQGLCRKYGATENEINACGLTGRNGRRRSSLVPAMEKAAALTLISALGSHPSLYTMDSSSDDDRTSLDLTISNDLTLRSTYSSTTLDSADAIYIIDRKRNSEGYITSDNESTADGLDDPVFESEDMSTLRLECQRLQNKDHVVWQCETPQEVPVETDSGRETNSGLGSSLSSS